A genomic region of Amblyraja radiata isolate CabotCenter1 chromosome 16, sAmbRad1.1.pri, whole genome shotgun sequence contains the following coding sequences:
- the LOC116982202 gene encoding zinc finger protein 850-like, whose amino-acid sequence MCGKVWPCLSELEAHRLLHTGERPFNCSKSFTHYKYLQGHNSMHSSETPFTCSNCSMSFKTANHLKIHRQVHTGEKPYGCSTCDMNFVQLSGLRQHLLVHSSERPFTCSDCGKGFKSSNYLKRHRRLHASEYPFTCSDCGKGFTQSKELLSHRRLHTGEHPYRCTECGKSFIQSSHLLDHQRTHTGERPYTCAQCGKGFTHSNTLLSHQRTHTGERPYTCTQCDKRFTRSSHLLEHQRTHTAERPYICDQCGKYFICSSSLLVHQRTHTGERPYHCDQCGKRFTHSSTLLEHQRTHTGERPYTCAQCGKGFIQSSHLLEHQHTHTGERPYTCTQCGKGFTHSSHLLEHQHTHTGERPYTCAQCGKSFTHSNTLLSHKRTHTGERPYTCTQCDKRFTQSSHLLEHQRTHTKERPYACAQCGKSFTHSSTLLSHQRTHTGERPYTCAQCGKSFTHSNTLLSHKRTHTGERPYTCAQCGKSFTHSNTLLSHKRTHTGERPYTCTQCDKRFTQSSHLLEHQRTHTKERPYACAQCGKSFTHSSTLLSHQRTHTGERPYICTQCGKSFTHSSTLLEHQRTHTGERPYTCAQCGKGFIHSSHLLEHQRTHTGERPYTCTQCGKGFTHSSHLLEHQHTHTGERPYTCAQCGKSFTHSNTLLSHKRTHTGERPYTCTQCDKRFTQSSHLLEHQRTHTKERPYACAQCGKSFTHSSTLLSHQRTHTGERPYTCAQCGKSFTHSNTLLSHKRTHTGERPYTCTQCDERFTQSSHLLEHQHTHTKERPNTCVQCGKGFTSSSKLLSHQRVHSGDRPVPSPVCGERFAMASHALSHQRVHTIGQPYDCPYCGE is encoded by the coding sequence ATGTGTGGCAAGGTGTGGCCGTGCCTGAGCGAGCTGGAGGCCCACCGGCtgctgcacacgggagaacgtccCTTCAACTGCAGCAAGAGCTTCACTCACTACAAGTACTTGCAGGGGCACAACAGCATGCACTCCAGCGAgacgcccttcacctgctccaactgcagcatgagcttcaagacggcgaatcACCTGAAGATACACCggcaggtgcacacgggcgagaagccctatggctgctccacctgcgacaTGAACTTTGTCCAGTTGTCGGGGCTAAGGCAGCACCTgctggtgcacagcagtgagcggcccttcacctgctccgactgcggcaaaggcttcaagtcgtccaattACCTGAAgaggcacaggcgcctgcacgccAGCGAGTACcccttcacctgcagcgactgcggcaaaggcttcacccagtccaaagAACTGCTGTCCCACCGGCGCCTCCACACTGGGGAGCACCCCTACCGCTGCaccgagtgcggcaagagcttcatccagtccagtcacctgctggaccaccagcgcacccacactggggagcggccctacacctgcgcccagtgcggcaagggcttcacccactcaaacaccctgctgtcccaccagcgcacccacaccggggagcggccctacacctgcacccagtgcgacaAGCGCTTCACCCGGTCcagtcacctgctggagcaccagcgcacccacaccgcggAGCGGCCCTACATCTGCGACCAATGCGGCAAGTACTTCATCTGCTCCAGCAgcttgctggtgcaccagcgcacccacaccggcgagcgcccctatcaCTGCGACCAATGCGGCAagcgcttcacccactccagcaccctgctggagcaccagcgcacccacactggggagcggccctacacctgcgcccagtgcggcaagggcttcatccagtcctctcacctgctggagcaccagcacacccacactggggagcgcccctacacctgcacccagtgcggcaagggcttcacccactccagtcacctgctggagcatcaacacacccacaccggcgagcgcccctacacctgcgcccagtgcggcaagagcttcacccactcAAACACCCTGCTGTCCcacaagcgcacccacaccggggagcgaccctacacctgcacccagtgcgacaagcgcttcacccagtccagtcacctgctggagcaccagcgcacccacacaaaGGAGCGCCCCTacgcctgtgcccagtgcggcaagagcttcacccactcaagcaccctgctgtcccaccagcgcacccacaccggggagcgcccctacacctgcgcccagtgcggcaagagcttcacccactcAAACACCCTGCTGTCCcacaagcgcacccacaccggggagcgaccctacacctgcgcccagtgcggcaagagcttcacccactcAAACACCCTGCTGTCCcacaagcgcacccacaccggggagcgaccctacacctgcacccagtgcgacaagcgcttcacccagtccagtcacctgctggagcaccagcgcacccacaccaagGAGCGCCCCTacgcctgtgcccagtgcggcaagagcttcacccactcaagcaccctgctgtcccaccagcgcacccacaccggggagcgcccctacatctgcacccagtgcggcaagagcttcacccactccagcaccctgctggagcaccagcgcacccacactggggagcggccctacacctgcgcccagtgcggcaagggcttcatccactcctctcacctgctggagcaccagcgcacccacactggggagcgcccctacacctgcacccagtgcggcaagggcttcacccactccagtcacctgctggagcatcaacacacccacaccggcgagcgcccctacacctgcgcccagtgcggcaagagcttcacccactcAAACACCCTGCTGTCCcacaagcgcacccacaccggggagcgaccctacacctgcacccagtgcgacaagcgcttcacccagtccagtcacctgctggagcaccagcgcacccacaccaagGAGCGCCCGTacgcctgtgcccagtgcggcaagagcttcacccactcaagcaccctgctgtcccaccagcgcacccacaccggggagcgcccctacacctgcgcccagtgcggcaagagcttcacccactcAAACACCCTGCTGTCGcacaagcgcacccacaccggggagcgaccctacacctgcacccagtgcgacgagcgcttcacccagtccagtcacctgctggagcaccagcacacccacaccaaGGAGCGCCCCAacacctgcgtccagtgcggcaagggcttcaccagctcctccaagctgctgtcccaccagcgggtgcactccggcgaccgtcccgttcccagcccggtgtgtggagagcgctttgccatggcctcccacgccctgtctcaccagcgcgtgcacaccattggccagccctacgactgcccgtactgtggtgag